From the genome of Gloeomargarita sp. SRBZ-1_bins_9, one region includes:
- a CDS encoding DUF4189 domain-containing protein, protein MSKPTWRRWWPWTLGLTLGLAALPILRVQAQADTHGAIAWSRRTNAQGYAWGYRSRFGAESRALQECEARSGFGDCQVVVWFRNACGSIAETADGSVGYAWAGTRAAAQSRALEACRRYGVCRVARTFCSYD, encoded by the coding sequence ATGTCTAAACCGACATGGCGGCGCTGGTGGCCCTGGACGCTGGGCTTAACTTTGGGTTTGGCGGCCTTACCCATACTGCGGGTTCAAGCCCAAGCGGATACCCATGGGGCAATTGCCTGGTCCCGCCGGACTAACGCCCAAGGGTACGCCTGGGGTTATCGCAGCCGGTTTGGAGCGGAAAGCCGGGCGTTGCAGGAGTGTGAGGCGCGGTCGGGGTTCGGGGATTGCCAGGTGGTGGTGTGGTTTCGCAATGCCTGCGGGTCCATTGCGGAAACGGCGGATGGTTCCGTTGGTTACGCCTGGGCTGGAACAAGGGCTGCTGCCCAATCCCGGGCGCTGGAGGCGTGCCGGCGCTATGGGGTTTGCCGGGTGGCTCGCACCTTCTGCTCCTACGATTAA
- a CDS encoding tetratricopeptide repeat protein, giving the protein MDLTISKGLGRYQQTDYHAILGVPLDAGPQDIRRRYMRVARALHPDTTSHLSEEDRQLAAQILSRLVNPAYEKLFDDKVRAEHHLILKLIGQRVAQETLTFETEAANLLNRQPDPEAYYRETLQQLAERQFAVPHETISIINEISELNLALLRWQYAGNTVPLVNRTGETAPAATTPSPTPAPPPTSQRPSFLDQFYNRAEELVRLKNYSAALRELDDALKLDSGDPRCLSLKGYIYLQTNQLKMAKIHFERALKRDPGNSRALQGLEAVDKLLAKQAKENETKAKAAPKKRGLFGLFGK; this is encoded by the coding sequence ATGGACCTGACCATCAGCAAGGGCTTGGGACGCTATCAGCAAACAGACTACCATGCGATTTTGGGGGTGCCTTTGGATGCCGGACCCCAGGACATTCGTCGGCGCTACATGCGGGTGGCCCGCGCCCTACACCCGGATACCACCAGCCACCTGAGCGAGGAAGACCGGCAACTGGCGGCCCAAATCCTATCGCGTCTGGTCAATCCTGCCTACGAGAAACTCTTTGACGACAAAGTCCGCGCCGAGCACCATCTCATCCTTAAGCTCATCGGCCAGCGGGTGGCCCAGGAAACCCTGACCTTTGAAACGGAAGCTGCCAATTTACTGAACCGCCAGCCTGATCCGGAGGCCTATTACCGGGAAACCCTGCAACAGTTGGCCGAGCGCCAGTTTGCCGTCCCCCACGAGACAATATCCATCATCAACGAAATCAGCGAATTGAACTTGGCCCTGTTGCGCTGGCAGTACGCCGGGAATACGGTGCCCTTGGTCAACCGTACGGGAGAGACGGCCCCCGCCGCAACTACCCCTTCCCCAACGCCGGCCCCACCCCCCACTTCCCAGCGGCCCTCTTTCTTGGACCAGTTCTATAACCGGGCGGAGGAGTTGGTGCGTTTGAAGAACTATTCGGCGGCCCTGCGGGAATTGGACGACGCCCTCAAACTGGACAGTGGCGACCCCCGCTGCTTGAGCCTCAAGGGTTACATCTATTTACAGACCAACCAGTTGAAGATGGCCAAGATTCACTTTGAGCGGGCGCTGAAACGGGACCCAGGTAACAGCCGTGCCCTCCAGGGCTTAGAGGCGGTGGACAAACTCCTGGCGAAGCAGGCCAAGGAGAATGAGACCAAGGCCAAAGCTGCGCCGAAGAAGAGGGGGTTATTCGGTCTGTTCGGCAAATGA
- a CDS encoding Tic22 family protein, whose protein sequence is MKGLIRGGLALGLLLGPVMGLPLQVSPVLAQGMPTKQIAEQLQTVPVFTLIDGSGKQILTATVKEGNKEKVVTFFFFNPQDAQNALKQVQSQNPDAVKGARVQVVGLDKAYELAKAAQKDEKLEVSFQPDKAQQEAALKILQAEGQKLDRFPGIPLFFITGGPQQGQLTIQVQDQKGNKEEVAPMFFSRQDVEGFLAELRKRDPKIAESAKIRVSSLDQLVALMEQKNDPQLRQIYFVPASSAIRFVQQQQGNRPPQPPAAPAPQPQSPQ, encoded by the coding sequence ATGAAAGGGTTAATTCGCGGTGGGTTGGCCTTGGGATTGCTGTTGGGGCCGGTGATGGGGTTGCCGCTCCAGGTGTCACCCGTGCTGGCCCAGGGCATGCCGACCAAACAAATCGCCGAACAGTTGCAGACTGTACCCGTATTTACTCTTATTGACGGCAGCGGCAAGCAAATTCTCACGGCCACCGTCAAAGAAGGTAACAAAGAGAAGGTGGTCACCTTTTTCTTTTTCAACCCCCAGGACGCCCAAAACGCCCTGAAGCAGGTGCAAAGCCAAAACCCCGATGCGGTCAAAGGGGCGCGGGTGCAAGTGGTGGGCCTGGACAAAGCCTACGAACTGGCCAAGGCCGCCCAGAAGGATGAAAAGTTGGAGGTGAGTTTTCAGCCCGACAAAGCCCAACAGGAAGCAGCCCTCAAAATCCTGCAAGCGGAAGGGCAAAAATTGGACCGGTTTCCGGGGATTCCTTTGTTTTTCATCACCGGCGGTCCCCAGCAGGGCCAGTTGACCATCCAGGTTCAGGACCAAAAGGGCAACAAAGAAGAAGTGGCGCCCATGTTCTTTAGCCGGCAAGATGTGGAGGGGTTCTTGGCGGAGTTGCGCAAGCGGGACCCCAAAATTGCCGAATCCGCCAAAATCCGGGTCAGCAGCCTGGACCAGTTAGTGGCCCTCATGGAGCAGAAAAACGACCCCCAACTGCGGCAAATCTATTTCGTACCCGCCAGTAGTGCCATCCGTTTTGTCCAGCAACAGCAGGGGAATCGTCCACCGCAACCCCCAGCAGCACCCGCTCCTCAACCCCAATCACCCCAGTGA
- the dnaN gene encoding DNA polymerase III subunit beta → MHWTCGQKDLSSHLGLISRAVANRPTNPILAHVLLEAKEDQILLSAFDQSLYLQSWMPAQVHEPGSITLPAKTLESLIARFPDADVDVRAEQLQVTLRAFCNRDGKKDTLAGPYQISGLAAADFPVLPAVTAPPIALEREAFLQGLRGVLFAASADETKQILTGVHLQIREDVLEFAATDGHRLAIVETALTTSQAPVQATIPARALREVERLLGKYEGEFLQLALEPHQADFRLPAPSGNGWQQRLVTRLLDGMYPNYRQLLPKTFARRVLVDRESLMQALERLAVIVGGRNVVKFVLDLDNLTLTTEGGELGQGREQLAAEIEGEALEVAFNVRYILEGLKAMNASQVQIQLNSATAPVIFAPLGETQMLYLVMPIQLRG, encoded by the coding sequence ATGCACTGGACCTGTGGGCAAAAGGACCTTAGCAGTCATCTTGGTCTTATCAGTCGCGCCGTTGCCAACCGTCCTACCAACCCTATCCTGGCCCACGTCTTGTTAGAGGCTAAAGAGGACCAAATTCTGCTGAGTGCTTTTGACCAGAGCTTGTACTTGCAAAGCTGGATGCCGGCGCAGGTCCATGAACCGGGCAGCATTACCTTGCCGGCCAAGACGCTGGAAAGTTTGATTGCCCGTTTTCCCGATGCGGATGTAGATGTGCGGGCCGAACAGCTACAAGTGACGTTGCGGGCGTTCTGCAACCGGGATGGCAAAAAAGATACCCTAGCCGGGCCATACCAGATCTCCGGCTTGGCAGCTGCCGATTTTCCCGTGCTCCCTGCCGTTACGGCTCCGCCTATCGCTCTGGAACGGGAAGCATTTTTGCAGGGGTTGCGGGGGGTGTTGTTTGCCGCCAGCGCCGATGAAACCAAGCAGATTCTCACCGGTGTGCACCTGCAAATCCGCGAAGATGTCCTGGAGTTTGCTGCTACCGATGGCCACCGCCTGGCGATAGTGGAAACCGCTTTGACAACCAGCCAAGCTCCGGTGCAAGCCACGATTCCGGCGCGGGCCTTGCGGGAGGTGGAACGGCTCCTGGGCAAGTACGAGGGGGAGTTTTTGCAGTTGGCTCTGGAACCGCACCAGGCAGATTTTCGCTTGCCGGCGCCGTCCGGGAATGGATGGCAGCAGCGGTTGGTAACACGCCTACTCGACGGGATGTACCCCAATTACCGGCAGTTATTGCCCAAGACCTTTGCCCGGCGGGTGTTGGTGGACCGGGAAAGCTTGATGCAGGCCCTGGAACGGTTGGCGGTAATAGTGGGGGGGCGCAACGTGGTGAAGTTTGTCCTGGACCTGGACAACCTGACCCTAACAACCGAAGGGGGTGAACTCGGCCAGGGACGGGAGCAACTGGCGGCTGAAATTGAGGGAGAGGCCCTGGAGGTGGCCTTTAACGTGCGCTATATCCTGGAGGGTCTCAAGGCCATGAACGCTTCCCAGGTGCAGATTCAACTCAACTCAGCCACCGCGCCAGTGATCTTTGCCCCCCTAGGGGAAACGCAGATGCTCTATCTGGTCATGCCCATTCAGCTGCGGGGTTAA
- a CDS encoding PhzF family phenazine biosynthesis protein — protein MTDPILLYQVDAFTRRLFAGNPAAVCVLTQALPRELCQAIAQENQLSETAFIQRRGEGYAIRWFTPTCEVDLCGHATLAAAYVVGEFLEPGCPVVRFASRQEQLQVRRQGDGWELDFPRWSLTPATAPAPLVSGLGITPQEVWQTPRDLLVVVPSAEQVQSLQPNLDQLAQLDSLGVIVTAPGRQGVDFVSRFFAPRLGIPEDPVTGSAHCALAPYWSDRLGKTALYARQLSARGGELWCRVTPDRVLIRGSAVCYLSGQIHLPESTGAWELFGSDRRPGWQPIQGE, from the coding sequence ATGACTGACCCTATTCTACTGTACCAGGTGGATGCCTTCACCCGGCGGCTTTTTGCAGGGAATCCGGCAGCCGTCTGTGTATTGACCCAGGCCCTTCCCCGGGAACTATGTCAGGCGATTGCCCAGGAAAATCAGTTGTCGGAAACGGCATTTATCCAACGCCGGGGCGAGGGTTATGCCATCCGTTGGTTTACCCCGACTTGCGAAGTGGACCTGTGCGGCCATGCCACCCTGGCAGCGGCCTACGTAGTAGGGGAATTTCTAGAACCCGGTTGCCCGGTCGTCCGGTTTGCCAGTCGGCAGGAACAATTACAGGTGCGTCGTCAGGGGGATGGGTGGGAGTTGGATTTTCCCCGTTGGTCCTTGACTCCGGCTACGGCCCCAGCCCCTTTGGTCAGCGGTTTAGGGATCACTCCCCAAGAAGTTTGGCAAACCCCGCGCGATTTACTGGTCGTAGTCCCCAGCGCCGAGCAGGTACAAAGCCTGCAACCCAACCTGGACCAACTGGCCCAATTGGATAGCCTAGGGGTCATCGTCACCGCGCCAGGTCGGCAGGGGGTGGATTTTGTGTCCCGCTTTTTTGCGCCGCGCCTGGGGATTCCCGAGGACCCGGTGACCGGTTCAGCCCATTGTGCCCTGGCCCCCTACTGGAGCGACCGCCTGGGGAAAACCGCCCTCTACGCCCGGCAACTATCGGCGCGGGGTGGGGAACTCTGGTGCCGGGTCACCCCCGATCGGGTGTTGATCCGGGGGAGCGCCGTTTGTTACCTGAGTGGGCAAATTCATTTACCCGAATCAACAGGCGCTTGGGAACTTTTTGGGTCTGATAGACGACCGGGATGGCAACCGATCCAAGGGGAGTGA
- a CDS encoding L-threonylcarbamoyladenylate synthase, which translates to MLVSFPSLVLAARAGHVVSFPTDTVPALAVLPEQGAKIYACKRRPPDKPLILMAPTPDLFLPWIAPAPDIPWQELAQRHWPGALTIVLPASDRVTPAINPQQTGTLGLRIPDHPLALSLLQQVGVLATTSANLSGQSPLLTAAEIHAQFPDVYVLQAENRGSGQPSTVITWQGGRWHVLRQGTVRV; encoded by the coding sequence ATGTTGGTGAGCTTTCCCAGTTTGGTCCTAGCGGCGCGGGCGGGGCACGTGGTGAGTTTCCCCACCGATACCGTACCGGCGTTGGCCGTGCTGCCTGAGCAGGGGGCCAAAATCTACGCCTGCAAGCGCCGTCCCCCCGACAAGCCTTTAATTCTCATGGCGCCCACCCCTGACCTGTTTCTCCCCTGGATTGCCCCCGCACCCGACATCCCTTGGCAGGAATTGGCCCAGCGCCATTGGCCCGGTGCCTTGACCATCGTGCTACCTGCCAGCGACCGGGTGACCCCCGCCATTAACCCCCAACAGACCGGCACCCTTGGGTTGCGCATTCCCGACCATCCCCTAGCCTTGAGCCTACTCCAGCAGGTGGGCGTTTTAGCCACCACCAGCGCCAACCTATCTGGCCAGTCCCCCCTACTGACCGCCGCCGAAATTCATGCCCAATTTCCCGACGTGTACGTCCTCCAGGCAGAAAATCGGGGTTCAGGTCAGCCCTCCACCGTCATTACCTGGCAAGGGGGGCGCTGGCACGTGTTGCGCCAGGGAACGGTGCGGGTATAA
- the thiO gene encoding glycine oxidase ThiO produces MDVCILGGGMIGLSIAVALAQGQRRVIVLDAGFPGKAATAAGGMLAPGAEQLPPGPMRDLCQASLQRYPTWIQELEQLTGASAGYWPCGILAPVTTPAPGNHTGIWLDRSALDSRQPGLGEQFIGAWWYPDNGQVDNRRLIHLLQRAAQALGVQLRPAEPVIQIHQTQGRISQVTTPSAIYQADHYILATGAWTHKLLNLPVYPRKGQMLALRMPRDTLPLRQVVFGPAYLIPRRDGQLVVGATSEDVGFQDGVTAGGLQTLLQQAMATYPPLRDWPLVETWWGYRPLTPDEFPILGPSPWPNLTFATGHYRNGILLAPITADVIRDYLNGCPWPDNLHFCRWERFGTALEPCNPTPTLTNC; encoded by the coding sequence ATGGACGTTTGCATCCTCGGCGGGGGCATGATTGGGCTGAGCATTGCAGTTGCGCTGGCCCAAGGCCAAAGGCGGGTGATTGTTCTGGACGCGGGTTTTCCTGGTAAGGCAGCCACAGCGGCGGGAGGTATGCTGGCACCAGGTGCTGAACAACTCCCCCCTGGACCCATGCGCGACCTTTGCCAGGCCAGCCTCCAACGTTACCCCACCTGGATACAAGAACTGGAACAGCTCACCGGTGCATCGGCGGGCTACTGGCCCTGCGGCATCCTGGCGCCCGTGACCACCCCTGCCCCCGGCAACCACACGGGGATTTGGCTGGACCGCTCAGCGCTGGATAGCCGCCAACCTGGTTTGGGTGAACAATTCATCGGCGCCTGGTGGTATCCCGACAACGGCCAAGTGGACAACCGCCGCCTGATCCACCTGCTGCAACGAGCCGCCCAAGCCCTGGGTGTGCAATTGAGGCCGGCGGAACCCGTCATCCAAATTCACCAGACCCAGGGTCGGATCAGCCAGGTCACCACCCCCTCAGCCATCTATCAGGCGGATCATTACATCTTGGCCACCGGCGCCTGGACCCATAAGCTCCTCAACCTCCCCGTCTATCCCCGCAAGGGACAGATGTTGGCTCTGCGAATGCCCAGAGACACCTTGCCCCTGCGCCAGGTGGTGTTTGGCCCGGCTTACCTGATTCCCCGGCGGGATGGGCAATTGGTAGTGGGGGCCACCAGCGAAGATGTCGGTTTCCAAGACGGGGTCACCGCCGGCGGTCTGCAGACCCTGTTGCAACAAGCCATGGCCACCTACCCCCCCCTGCGGGACTGGCCCCTGGTGGAAACCTGGTGGGGTTACCGCCCCCTGACCCCCGACGAATTCCCCATCTTGGGTCCCAGCCCCTGGCCCAACCTCACCTTCGCCACCGGCCACTACCGCAACGGCATCCTGCTGGCCCCCATCACCGCCGACGTCATCAGGGACTACCTCAACGGCTGCCCCTGGCCAGATAACTTGCACTTTTGCCGCTGGGAACGCTTCGGCACAGCCCTGGAACCATGTAACCCAACCCCGACCCTTACCAATTGTTAA
- the prmC gene encoding peptide chain release factor N(5)-glutamine methyltransferase: MITLRDWWQQQRQQHPEFAPELDWLVRCVTGWDTLTLRWGQATGSEFLPQLTSLWQRYLQTREPVQYLVGRTTWRDMELLVTPGVLVPRPETELLVDLAAQWAKRWGLTTSHWADLGIGSGAIALGLLRLLPGITMHGVDCSEMALHIAQANARHLGLEKRLILHRGNWFDPLSHLQGQLQGMVSNPPYIPSALLATLPPEVQHEPQLALDGGPDGLQPLRYLVTTAPLYLQPGGLWAVETMSGQTTAVVHFLTEQGGYRDIQVFRDWAGHDRFVLARWIG; this comes from the coding sequence GTGATCACCCTACGGGACTGGTGGCAGCAACAACGGCAACAGCATCCAGAGTTCGCGCCGGAATTGGACTGGCTGGTGCGGTGTGTAACGGGTTGGGACACCCTCACCCTGCGCTGGGGCCAAGCCACCGGTAGTGAGTTTCTCCCCCAACTGACATCCCTGTGGCAGCGTTATCTCCAGACCCGGGAGCCGGTGCAGTATTTAGTGGGGCGAACCACCTGGCGGGACATGGAACTGTTGGTGACCCCCGGCGTATTGGTCCCCCGCCCGGAAACGGAACTGCTGGTGGACCTAGCAGCGCAGTGGGCCAAGCGTTGGGGGTTAACCACTAGTCACTGGGCTGACCTGGGCATAGGCAGCGGTGCCATTGCCCTGGGATTACTGCGCCTGTTGCCCGGGATCACCATGCACGGGGTGGATTGCAGTGAAATGGCCTTACACATTGCCCAAGCCAACGCTCGGCATCTAGGACTGGAAAAACGGCTCATTTTGCACCGGGGAAACTGGTTTGATCCCTTATCGCACCTGCAAGGACAGCTCCAGGGGATGGTGAGCAACCCCCCTTACATTCCCAGCGCTCTTTTGGCCACCCTGCCCCCCGAGGTGCAGCACGAACCCCAATTGGCCCTCGACGGGGGTCCCGACGGTCTCCAGCCTTTGCGATACTTGGTAACAACAGCGCCGCTGTATTTGCAACCCGGGGGACTGTGGGCCGTGGAAACCATGAGCGGGCAAACAACCGCCGTGGTGCACTTCCTGACCGAACAGGGCGGCTATCGAGACATCCAGGTATTTCGCGACTGGGCTGGGCACGACCGGTTTGTGTTGGCGCGTTGGATCGGGTAA
- a CDS encoding type IV pilin-like G/H family protein: MSANLKAKLLQHLAKKKADEGFTLIELLVVIVIIGILAAIALPSFLSQSAKAKQAEARNTLSAWVRGQKAFRENYNKFSASWTDLALGMPTDTKNYTYEQSNSTSTSDLVTATATSKSNDLKGYAAAAEVKNVTVEGETNREMAGILCEATTPGTDTPNQPTSAEACGSNTIRVGNP; this comes from the coding sequence ATGTCTGCGAATCTGAAGGCGAAACTGTTGCAGCACTTGGCCAAGAAGAAAGCCGATGAGGGCTTCACCCTGATTGAGTTGCTGGTGGTGATTGTGATCATCGGCATCCTGGCGGCGATCGCCCTGCCTTCTTTCCTGTCCCAATCCGCCAAGGCCAAGCAAGCGGAAGCGCGGAACACCCTGAGCGCTTGGGTGCGTGGTCAAAAGGCCTTTCGGGAAAATTACAACAAATTTTCGGCGAGCTGGACCGACCTGGCACTAGGGATGCCAACGGACACGAAGAACTACACATACGAACAAAGCAACAGTACTAGTACCTCTGACCTCGTTACGGCTACCGCCACGAGCAAATCCAATGACTTAAAAGGCTATGCCGCCGCTGCTGAGGTGAAGAATGTAACTGTCGAAGGTGAGACGAACCGGGAGATGGCCGGTATTCTGTGTGAAGCCACAACTCCTGGTACAGATACCCCTAATCAGCCGACTAGTGCTGAGGCTTGCGGTAGTAATACCATCCGTGTTGGCAATCCCTAA
- the pheT gene encoding phenylalanine--tRNA ligase subunit beta — translation MRISLNWLRELVDLPAAVTVEEVAERLTMAGFEVEAIEDRRTWAEGVVVGRVLQREPHPQADKLSVCQVDVGQGEPLTIVCGAANVRAEVYVPVALVGTYLPGIGLKIERANKRGVESAGMICSLAELGLEKSSPGIHIFTEPDVQVGQDVRPLLGLDDVILQVASTANRGDALSMVGIAREVAALFGVSVRLPPVAAVSPPASQVQLAIAEANHCPVYWGTELTGVQIGPSPRWLRQRLEKAGIRSLNNVVDITNYVLLEWGQPLHAFDADALRQGDKSLTLGVRLARAGETLKTLDDQLRTLTPQALVITANDRPVALAGVMGGADTEVTDQTGNVILEAAIFDPATVRRSARSVGLRTEASARYERGVNPADVELAWGRAVELLQTYAGAQVVGVARWDRRERQPRVIALRWQRVQGVLGDLAAGALTETQVEKTLTALGFGLVRETTGWRVTVPPHRWRDVEQEVDLIEEVARLAGYDQFANTLPGTAQVGGYPPAEQVRQRVRELCRGYGLHELMHYSLVKTGDLQLSNPLLAEYSALRRDLFEGLLQAYTYNIQQRNGPLWGFELGRVFVRQGTTEREFEQLGAIWGGTREHWLRKDPLGWYEAKGMVEGILAGLRLTVDWQRYKDDPRFHPGRTALLQLEGQPLGVFGQVHPQVCQAQEIPEPVYVLLLDMECLTPAALQRPWTRFQPYSPYPAADRDLALFADRELPVADLVRVMRQAGGELLQQVWLFDEYRGEGVPPGQRSLAFRLVYRAPDRTLTDTEVEALQERVRQALRQTYPVTLRS, via the coding sequence ATGCGCATTTCCCTGAACTGGTTGCGGGAGCTGGTGGATTTGCCGGCGGCAGTCACGGTGGAGGAGGTGGCGGAACGGCTGACGATGGCGGGTTTTGAGGTGGAGGCGATCGAAGACCGGCGCACCTGGGCCGAAGGGGTGGTGGTGGGCCGTGTTCTACAGCGGGAACCCCATCCCCAGGCGGATAAGTTAAGTGTGTGCCAGGTGGATGTAGGGCAAGGGGAACCGCTGACGATTGTCTGCGGGGCGGCCAATGTGCGGGCGGAAGTCTATGTCCCGGTGGCCCTGGTGGGTACCTATCTCCCTGGCATTGGCCTCAAAATTGAGCGGGCGAATAAGCGGGGGGTGGAGTCGGCCGGGATGATTTGCTCCCTGGCGGAACTGGGGCTGGAAAAAAGTTCTCCCGGAATCCACATCTTCACGGAGCCAGATGTGCAGGTGGGCCAGGATGTGCGACCGCTGCTGGGATTGGATGATGTGATTTTGCAGGTGGCCTCCACGGCTAATCGGGGGGATGCCCTAAGTATGGTGGGGATAGCCCGGGAGGTGGCAGCCTTGTTTGGGGTGTCTGTACGGTTGCCGCCGGTTGCCGCTGTCTCTCCACCGGCTAGCCAAGTGCAATTGGCCATTGCTGAGGCCAACCATTGCCCGGTGTATTGGGGGACGGAGTTGACGGGGGTGCAAATTGGTCCGTCTCCTCGCTGGCTGCGGCAACGGCTGGAAAAGGCTGGGATTCGCTCCCTCAATAACGTGGTGGACATCACCAATTACGTACTGCTGGAGTGGGGCCAACCCCTCCATGCCTTCGACGCGGATGCATTGCGCCAGGGCGATAAGTCTCTAACGTTGGGGGTGCGCTTGGCCCGGGCGGGCGAAACCCTGAAAACGCTGGATGACCAACTGCGGACGTTGACGCCCCAGGCTTTGGTGATTACGGCAAATGACCGACCGGTGGCCCTGGCTGGGGTGATGGGGGGAGCAGATACAGAGGTGACGGACCAAACGGGCAATGTGATTTTGGAGGCGGCGATTTTTGACCCGGCAACGGTGCGACGCTCAGCTCGGTCGGTGGGCTTGCGCACGGAGGCCTCGGCGCGCTATGAGCGGGGGGTGAACCCGGCGGATGTGGAGTTGGCTTGGGGACGGGCGGTGGAACTGCTACAGACCTATGCCGGGGCGCAGGTGGTGGGGGTGGCTCGGTGGGACCGGCGCGAGCGGCAACCGCGGGTGATTGCACTGCGCTGGCAACGGGTCCAGGGGGTGCTGGGGGATTTGGCGGCAGGGGCGCTGACGGAAACCCAGGTGGAAAAAACCTTGACGGCGCTGGGGTTTGGTCTGGTGCGGGAAACGACGGGTTGGCGGGTGACGGTGCCCCCTCACCGCTGGCGGGATGTGGAGCAGGAGGTGGACCTGATCGAAGAGGTGGCCCGGTTGGCGGGGTATGATCAGTTCGCTAACACGTTGCCGGGGACTGCTCAGGTGGGCGGTTACCCCCCTGCTGAACAGGTGCGCCAGCGCGTGCGGGAACTGTGTCGCGGCTATGGCCTGCATGAACTGATGCACTATTCCCTGGTGAAGACGGGGGACCTGCAGCTTAGCAATCCCCTGCTGGCGGAATACAGCGCCCTGCGGCGGGATTTGTTTGAGGGGTTGCTCCAGGCTTATACCTATAACATCCAGCAGAGGAACGGGCCGCTGTGGGGCTTTGAACTGGGTCGGGTGTTTGTGCGCCAGGGGACAACGGAGCGGGAGTTTGAACAATTGGGGGCCATTTGGGGGGGGACCCGGGAACACTGGCTGCGCAAAGACCCCCTGGGCTGGTACGAGGCTAAGGGGATGGTGGAGGGCATCTTGGCGGGGCTGCGGCTGACGGTGGACTGGCAACGCTACAAGGATGACCCCCGTTTCCATCCGGGACGCACGGCGCTGCTGCAACTGGAGGGACAACCGTTGGGGGTGTTTGGGCAGGTGCATCCCCAGGTGTGTCAGGCCCAGGAGATTCCCGAGCCGGTGTATGTGCTGCTACTGGATATGGAGTGTTTGACCCCGGCGGCGCTGCAAAGGCCCTGGACCCGTTTTCAGCCCTATTCCCCCTATCCGGCGGCGGACCGGGATTTGGCCCTGTTTGCTGATAGGGAGCTACCGGTGGCGGATTTGGTGCGGGTGATGCGCCAGGCGGGGGGAGAGCTGCTCCAGCAGGTGTGGCTGTTTGATGAGTACCGGGGTGAGGGGGTGCCGCCGGGACAGCGGAGTTTGGCCTTTCGCCTGGTCTATCGGGCGCCGGACCGCACCTTGACGGATACGGAGGTGGAGGCACTCCAGGAACGGGTGCGTCAGGCGTTGCGGCAAACCTATCCGGTGACGCTGCGCAGTTGA